Proteins encoded together in one Nitrospirota bacterium window:
- a CDS encoding glycosyltransferase family 4 protein, translating to MRIALIRKTYTPFGGAERHVAQFTSALRARGDEVHLYAAKWDDSASASGGITVHRVPVVSATRWAEVWSFALRASAMAASGEYDIVHSFDRVHSCDVYRAGDGVHREWLRRRRAAQPAWQRAIPSFNPTHLVYLTLERGLFEGRCRAIIANSERGKAEILTHYRAEPSRIRVIYNGVDLDRFRPPDQETRRKARALAGCGENDRIILFVGSGFARKGLETAVRTLARLAPGEAGQTALVAVGRGDTRRYARIAASLGVGDRVRFVGPVTDVTPWYHAADVLLLPTLYDPFANVCLEALACGLPVVTTAANGASEALTTDTGVVIEDAQDVEAVASGVETVLRWGRTRVDACRVQAEQFPQERYVRETLALYDELRR from the coding sequence GTGAGGATCGCCCTTATCCGAAAAACCTACACGCCCTTCGGGGGTGCTGAACGCCACGTAGCGCAATTCACTAGCGCGTTGCGCGCGCGGGGCGATGAAGTGCATTTGTACGCCGCGAAGTGGGACGATTCAGCGTCTGCTTCCGGCGGGATCACCGTACACCGTGTACCGGTTGTCTCCGCCACCCGCTGGGCCGAGGTGTGGTCGTTCGCGCTGCGGGCGTCGGCTATGGCTGCGTCCGGTGAATACGACATCGTTCACAGCTTCGACCGTGTTCACTCCTGCGATGTCTACCGCGCAGGTGACGGCGTGCACCGCGAGTGGTTGCGGCGGCGGCGAGCAGCGCAGCCGGCGTGGCAACGCGCGATCCCGTCGTTCAACCCAACACATCTCGTCTATCTGACACTCGAACGTGGCCTGTTCGAGGGGCGTTGTCGCGCCATCATCGCCAACTCGGAGCGCGGCAAGGCCGAGATCCTGACGCACTACCGGGCTGAGCCGTCGCGGATTCGCGTGATCTACAACGGAGTGGATCTGGACCGGTTCCGGCCGCCGGATCAGGAGACGCGGCGCAAGGCCCGCGCGCTGGCAGGATGTGGTGAGAACGACCGCATCATCTTGTTCGTCGGGTCCGGGTTTGCGCGCAAGGGGCTCGAGACTGCAGTTAGGACGCTTGCGCGTCTCGCGCCTGGGGAGGCCGGCCAAACGGCCCTGGTCGCGGTTGGTCGGGGCGACACGCGGCGATATGCTCGCATCGCGGCTTCGCTCGGAGTGGGCGATCGTGTGCGGTTTGTCGGTCCTGTGACCGATGTCACGCCCTGGTACCACGCCGCGGATGTCTTACTGCTTCCGACGCTCTACGACCCATTCGCCAACGTCTGTCTCGAGGCCCTGGCGTGTGGCCTGCCGGTTGTCACGACCGCAGCCAATGGCGCGTCTGAAGCGCTGACAACGGACACCGGAGTGGTGATTGAAGACGCCCAGGATGTCGAGGCCGTTGCGAGCGGGGTCGAAACAGTTCTGAGGTGGGGGCGAACCCGCGTGGATGCGTGCCGCGTGCAGGCTGAGCAGTTTCCGCAGGAACGCTATGTGCGCGAGACGCTGGCGCTGTATGACGAATTGCGGCGGTAG
- a CDS encoding O-antigen ligase family protein, protein MAIIGWVGQWYANPGWRWVRTPVDIPLLLFVSWSIVALVTALDVPYSAREIKNELLANGVMFVLAVSASRRERAVDVLAWSITLAGLVVGTYAVVESEWSLDLILSRGGRTSSFTSDPIFLSSYLVLAIPVALYLALATRQTAARWAAWAIWLVLMAALVSTVTRAAWLAVALQFLVYGVLRSRRALVAWIAVFAAIIGSLAFQPSLRETVVAGGWFNDYGRTAYWEGLVPRLADSPVSGFGYGQKTPDLAAPGVRSATPAIDSSHAFNSFVQTALELGLVGLGLFCWLLWRVAITLWRGARSVSVGSSDSVWLACMLMVLAGFILRNQFDHLFRDSPGHLFWILMGLGVGRAVLINERADTIR, encoded by the coding sequence TTGGCCATCATCGGTTGGGTAGGGCAGTGGTATGCGAACCCGGGTTGGCGTTGGGTGAGAACGCCCGTCGATATTCCCCTCCTGTTGTTCGTGTCCTGGTCGATTGTGGCGCTTGTAACCGCACTTGATGTGCCGTATAGCGCCAGGGAGATTAAGAACGAACTACTCGCCAACGGAGTGATGTTCGTCTTGGCCGTCAGCGCGTCTCGCCGGGAGCGCGCGGTCGACGTGCTGGCGTGGTCGATCACCCTGGCCGGCCTGGTTGTTGGCACCTATGCGGTAGTCGAGTCGGAATGGAGTTTAGATCTCATTCTCAGCCGCGGCGGGCGCACGTCCTCGTTTACGTCCGACCCGATTTTTCTAAGCTCCTACCTCGTGCTCGCTATTCCTGTCGCGCTCTATTTGGCGCTTGCGACCAGGCAGACAGCCGCGCGGTGGGCTGCTTGGGCGATTTGGCTTGTCCTGATGGCCGCCCTCGTGTCCACGGTCACCCGGGCCGCGTGGCTGGCCGTGGCACTACAGTTCCTGGTGTATGGCGTGCTCAGGAGCCGGCGAGCGTTGGTCGCCTGGATAGCCGTGTTTGCGGCGATCATAGGCTCTCTTGCGTTCCAGCCGTCGCTTCGGGAAACGGTCGTTGCTGGCGGTTGGTTCAACGACTACGGAAGAACGGCCTATTGGGAAGGCCTTGTGCCCCGTCTGGCCGATAGTCCCGTCAGTGGTTTCGGTTACGGACAGAAAACCCCGGACTTGGCGGCCCCAGGTGTCCGGAGCGCAACGCCCGCAATCGATTCGAGCCATGCCTTCAACAGCTTTGTGCAAACAGCCCTGGAACTCGGGCTTGTTGGCCTGGGCCTATTCTGCTGGCTGTTGTGGCGTGTCGCCATCACACTGTGGCGCGGCGCTCGCAGCGTGTCGGTGGGTTCGTCCGACTCCGTCTGGCTGGCGTGCATGTTGATGGTGTTGGCCGGCTTCATCCTTCGCAACCAGTTCGATCATCTCTTTAGGGACTCTCCAGGCCACCTCTTCTGGATTCTCATGGGGCTCGGTGTGGGGCGTGCCGTCTTAATCAACGAGCGCGCCGACACGATCCGGTGA
- a CDS encoding glycosyltransferase family 4 protein: protein MTDATTHPRIIYSCFTKIGASGLGLDALELLKGIHARGALVKGVFYGSRQNEIPKDRLRLIRFHPYHLFSNFSSRYYYPLKRIHLDRVTSSVIRREGCDVFHGWSTESIRSIEAAHEVGAVAFVERASLHPKVSMDLLEEEYDRFGIQRRPVRLNGLLATIDAVSRSLTVGLEEIDRADRVIVQSPYAVETFVAQGVPREKLVVVPRAVDTNRFTPPSTRERDRTFRALFAGQLCLRKGLPYLLRAWTALRLRDAELTLLGPLHDDVKALLAKVTDPSIKHVPWSDDTTSFYRRASVLVLPSLVEGSAKVTYEAMACGVPVIVTPNAGAVARDRQEGFVVPIRDDGAIKEALLALYENRDLVRAYGQAARKTVETYSWDHHRDVMWKAYRHAYEAAH, encoded by the coding sequence GTGACCGACGCCACGACCCATCCGCGCATCATCTACTCGTGCTTCACCAAGATCGGCGCGTCGGGCCTCGGGCTCGACGCCCTCGAACTGCTCAAAGGCATCCACGCTCGCGGCGCCTTGGTCAAAGGCGTGTTCTACGGCAGCCGTCAGAACGAGATTCCCAAGGATCGCCTCCGCTTGATCCGGTTTCATCCCTATCATCTATTTTCGAACTTCTCGTCCCGGTACTATTACCCCCTCAAGCGCATCCACTTGGATCGCGTCACGTCCTCGGTGATTCGCCGGGAGGGCTGCGACGTGTTCCACGGGTGGTCTACGGAGAGCATCCGGTCGATCGAGGCCGCCCACGAGGTCGGGGCCGTGGCGTTCGTGGAGCGCGCATCGCTCCATCCCAAAGTCTCGATGGACCTGCTGGAAGAAGAATACGATCGCTTCGGGATCCAACGGAGGCCGGTGCGCCTCAACGGGCTGCTGGCGACCATCGATGCGGTGTCGAGATCGTTGACCGTAGGATTGGAGGAGATCGATCGCGCGGACCGGGTGATCGTGCAGTCTCCCTACGCAGTGGAGACCTTCGTGGCCCAGGGTGTGCCGCGCGAGAAACTCGTGGTGGTGCCGCGCGCGGTGGACACCAATCGCTTCACGCCGCCGTCTACTCGAGAACGGGACCGGACCTTCCGCGCGCTCTTCGCGGGCCAACTCTGCCTGCGAAAAGGTTTGCCGTACTTGTTACGCGCGTGGACCGCGCTGCGCTTGCGAGACGCCGAATTGACCTTGCTGGGTCCGCTCCACGACGACGTAAAAGCATTGCTGGCCAAGGTCACAGACCCGTCCATCAAACATGTGCCGTGGAGCGACGACACCACGTCGTTCTACCGACGCGCGTCGGTGCTGGTCTTGCCGTCGCTGGTCGAGGGCAGCGCCAAAGTGACGTACGAAGCCATGGCCTGCGGCGTACCCGTGATCGTCACACCGAACGCCGGTGCAGTGGCGAGGGATCGCCAAGAAGGGTTCGTGGTGCCGATACGGGACGACGGGGCGATCAAAGAGGCGCTGCTGGCCCTGTACGAGAATCGCGACCTTGTCCGTGCCTACGGTCAGGCCGCTCGAAAGACCGTCGAAACGTACTCCTGGGACCATCACCGGGACGTGATGTGGAAAGCCTACCGACACGCCTACGAAGCGGCTCACTGA
- a CDS encoding glycosyltransferase family 4 protein produces MPARPPGLTILHTESSNGWGGQEIRILTETEGMQRRGHRVLIAATPGSRLLEEAGGRGVPTVRVAMDGWRMWAAIGRLRAVIRDERVDIVNTHSSRDSWLASAATRLAGRKPILIRTRHLSTPIERSIVTRFLYNTLPDAVITTGESIRATMIERHGFDARKIVSIPTGVDTAMFSRASAKGTLRDAYGIPRNSPLVGIVAVLRSWKGHEDFLDAARLVLKEVPDARFVIVGDGPRAPNIRDYIERLGLASAVTMTGHRPDVASVLADLDVFVLSSFGHEGVPQAVLQAMAMEVPVVATNVGSVSEVVRDGETGLLAPPLDPEALAGRIVGVLQRDDLRRDLASAARRLIEERYRLDAMLDRLDALYDDLMRRRGVAHSTMREARGW; encoded by the coding sequence ATGCCGGCGCGTCCACCGGGACTGACCATCCTCCACACCGAATCCTCGAACGGGTGGGGCGGCCAGGAGATCCGGATCCTCACCGAAACCGAGGGCATGCAGCGGCGCGGTCACCGGGTGCTCATCGCCGCAACGCCGGGCAGCCGTCTGCTCGAGGAAGCCGGCGGCAGAGGCGTGCCAACGGTCCGCGTCGCCATGGACGGGTGGAGGATGTGGGCGGCCATCGGGCGGTTGCGCGCGGTCATCCGCGACGAGCGGGTGGACATCGTCAACACCCACAGCTCGCGGGATAGCTGGCTCGCGTCCGCGGCAACCAGACTGGCCGGCCGAAAGCCGATCTTGATCCGGACCCGCCACTTGTCGACACCCATCGAGCGATCCATCGTGACCCGCTTTCTCTACAACACCTTGCCCGACGCGGTGATCACGACCGGCGAGTCCATCCGCGCCACCATGATCGAGCGCCACGGGTTCGACGCACGCAAGATCGTGTCGATTCCAACCGGCGTGGACACGGCCATGTTCTCCCGCGCGTCCGCGAAGGGAACGTTGCGTGACGCGTACGGCATTCCGCGAAATTCGCCGCTGGTGGGGATCGTCGCGGTGTTGCGGAGTTGGAAGGGCCACGAAGACTTTCTGGATGCAGCCCGGCTGGTCTTGAAGGAAGTTCCCGACGCGCGGTTCGTGATCGTGGGCGACGGCCCGCGCGCTCCGAACATCCGAGACTACATCGAGCGACTCGGCCTGGCGTCGGCCGTGACCATGACCGGCCACCGCCCGGACGTCGCGTCGGTGCTGGCGGACCTCGACGTGTTCGTGCTGAGTTCCTTCGGCCACGAGGGCGTGCCGCAGGCCGTGCTCCAGGCCATGGCCATGGAGGTCCCTGTAGTGGCCACCAACGTGGGCTCGGTGTCCGAGGTGGTCCGCGACGGCGAAACCGGCCTGCTGGCGCCGCCGCTCGACCCCGAAGCGCTGGCAGGCCGCATTGTCGGCGTGTTGCAGCGCGACGACCTCCGGCGTGACCTGGCATCGGCCGCTCGCCGCTTGATCGAAGAACGCTACCGGCTGGACGCCATGCTGGATCGGTTGGACGCGCTCTACGACGATCTGATGCGCCGCCGCGGCGTGGCGCACTCAACCATGCGGGAGGCTCGCGGCTGGTGA
- a CDS encoding glycosyltransferase family 4 protein has product MTQLRPRVLLVLEALATPSSRLRGLSHVPALRDAGFDVDVIDVPRSPLARSARFAALPRYDAVVIQKKLLQRWDLWLVARKARRLVYDFDDAVTVGPFGAAEDPRRAARLAETLARCDAVIAGNDELARYAAGYPHVRVIPTGVDPAAYRVKAPGTADGGGAGVVIGWIGTRGNLKYLRMLAPAFETLAQRGVQVLLRVVSDGSPEPTAIPVEYVPWRLDREADDLVGFDIGVMPLDDTAWSRGKCGFKLLQYMAAGLPAVASPVGVNRSIIRHGENGLLADTPEEWAGALLGLIENPALRARLGHAARRTVEAQYSLARCSEAFVAVLREVCKITAPSAATVDSKEAVNV; this is encoded by the coding sequence ATGACGCAACTCCGGCCGCGCGTGCTGCTCGTGCTCGAAGCGCTCGCTACCCCGAGCAGCCGCCTGCGCGGACTCAGCCACGTGCCGGCGCTGCGTGACGCGGGGTTCGACGTGGACGTGATCGACGTGCCGCGCTCCCCGTTGGCGCGCTCGGCCCGCTTCGCCGCGCTGCCGCGCTACGACGCCGTGGTGATCCAGAAAAAGCTGCTGCAGCGATGGGATTTGTGGCTGGTGGCGCGCAAGGCACGGCGGCTCGTCTACGACTTTGACGACGCGGTGACGGTGGGCCCGTTCGGCGCAGCAGAAGATCCCCGTCGCGCGGCGCGTTTGGCGGAGACGCTGGCGCGCTGCGATGCCGTGATCGCGGGCAATGACGAGTTGGCGCGGTACGCGGCCGGCTACCCACACGTGCGGGTGATCCCGACCGGCGTCGATCCTGCGGCGTATCGGGTGAAGGCACCCGGCACCGCCGACGGTGGCGGCGCAGGGGTGGTGATCGGCTGGATCGGCACGCGGGGCAACTTGAAATATCTGCGCATGCTGGCGCCGGCGTTCGAAACGCTGGCGCAGCGAGGGGTCCAGGTCTTGCTCCGCGTGGTGTCCGATGGGAGCCCCGAGCCCACGGCGATTCCCGTGGAGTACGTGCCGTGGCGCCTGGATCGCGAGGCCGATGACCTCGTTGGTTTCGACATCGGCGTGATGCCGCTCGACGACACGGCGTGGAGCCGAGGCAAGTGCGGGTTCAAGCTGCTGCAGTACATGGCGGCGGGGCTGCCCGCGGTGGCGTCGCCGGTGGGAGTGAACCGATCGATCATCCGGCACGGAGAAAATGGGTTGCTCGCGGACACGCCGGAGGAGTGGGCCGGTGCGTTGCTGGGGTTGATCGAAAACCCCGCGCTGCGCGCTCGCCTGGGTCACGCCGCGCGCCGCACCGTGGAGGCGCAGTATTCGCTCGCGCGATGCTCCGAGGCGTTCGTCGCGGTTCTGCGCGAGGTGTGCAAGATAACGGCGCCGTCGGCCGCCACCGTCGATTCCAAGGAAGCGGTCAACGTCTGA
- a CDS encoding class I SAM-dependent methyltransferase, whose amino-acid sequence MTDSLDVGRELGLRSQDGEVAWSVLYRHRVEARGRLGDIWDLPIVKRYFDRITANLATHSRVLEVGAGSRGLAARLSGPFPQVVYRSMDIDRTHDHDYYDLAAITERFDAIVLVEVIEHLALSDGIDLLDRLKGLLTPGGTIILTTPNVLHPTRYWGDCTHKTFYRYDEIAGILEGLGYRDVRVSRVYNAPFLQRWLRLHVGVYLHRYLDIDFAPTIVAEGRV is encoded by the coding sequence ATGACCGATTCGCTTGACGTGGGGCGCGAGCTGGGCCTTCGCTCTCAGGACGGCGAGGTGGCATGGAGCGTGTTGTACCGGCACCGGGTGGAGGCGCGTGGTCGGCTCGGTGACATCTGGGACCTCCCCATCGTCAAGCGCTACTTTGATCGGATCACCGCCAACCTCGCGACCCACTCGCGCGTGCTGGAGGTCGGGGCGGGCAGCCGGGGCCTGGCCGCTCGGTTGAGCGGTCCGTTCCCCCAGGTCGTGTATCGCAGCATGGACATCGATCGCACCCACGACCACGACTACTACGACCTGGCCGCCATCACCGAGCGATTCGACGCGATCGTGCTGGTTGAAGTGATCGAGCACTTGGCCTTGTCCGACGGGATCGACCTGCTCGATCGTCTCAAAGGCCTCTTGACCCCCGGGGGCACGATCATCCTTACCACGCCCAACGTGCTGCATCCCACGCGGTATTGGGGGGACTGTACGCACAAGACCTTTTACCGGTACGACGAGATCGCCGGGATTCTGGAGGGCCTGGGCTACCGCGACGTGCGCGTGAGCCGGGTCTACAACGCGCCGTTCCTGCAACGATGGCTGCGCCTGCACGTCGGGGTGTACCTGCACCGCTACCTGGACATCGACTTTGCGCCCACCATCGTGGCGGAAGGCCGGGTGTGA
- a CDS encoding methyltransferase domain-containing protein, whose amino-acid sequence MDDRERTLQAKLATRLLDAGTAERDVAYREVYEAFHTYLRSDSGRRSFLYRKQAQGQAGGSRRAKEWIRRLAPSWARATSEVGLVGSGHNEVLELGCGEGWLSLALATSNRHVVGVDISDQCIELCRRNQKEHGVSNAEFHRESGVRLTFKDDTFDCAVSTEFLEHLHPDDVPFHLAEVRRVLKPGGRYVVVTPNRYRHHDDDDAEGTLHLRLYSYADLAALFEAAGFSQVLSPFFKTNLLVNGRHKVRLEGVFHRLGLRHGWGGTGLSSVVLCGVKPDHEMPR is encoded by the coding sequence ATGGATGACCGAGAGCGCACACTCCAGGCCAAGTTGGCCACGCGGCTGCTGGACGCCGGCACGGCGGAGCGGGATGTGGCGTACCGCGAGGTGTACGAGGCGTTTCACACCTATCTGCGCAGCGACAGCGGGCGGCGGTCGTTTCTGTATCGGAAGCAAGCACAGGGCCAGGCTGGCGGTTCGCGGCGCGCCAAAGAGTGGATCCGGCGTCTCGCGCCGTCGTGGGCCCGCGCGACCTCCGAAGTGGGGCTGGTCGGATCGGGTCATAACGAGGTGCTCGAACTGGGGTGCGGCGAGGGGTGGCTGTCGCTCGCGCTGGCGACGAGCAATCGCCACGTGGTGGGCGTCGATATCTCAGACCAGTGTATCGAACTCTGCCGGCGCAATCAGAAGGAACACGGGGTGAGTAACGCGGAGTTTCATCGTGAAAGCGGCGTGCGCCTCACGTTCAAAGACGATACGTTCGATTGCGCGGTGAGCACGGAGTTCCTGGAACACCTGCATCCGGACGACGTGCCGTTCCATCTGGCCGAGGTGCGGCGCGTGCTCAAGCCCGGTGGGCGCTACGTGGTGGTGACGCCCAACCGGTACCGCCACCATGACGATGACGATGCCGAAGGAACGCTCCATCTCCGGCTATACAGTTACGCGGACCTGGCTGCGTTGTTTGAGGCGGCAGGGTTCTCCCAGGTCCTCAGCCCCTTCTTCAAGACCAACCTGTTGGTGAATGGTCGTCACAAGGTTCGTCTCGAAGGGGTGTTTCACCGCCTCGGGCTCCGGCATGGATGGGGAGGGACGGGATTGAGCAGCGTGGTGCTCTGCGGGGTCAAGCCCGACCATGAGATGCCGAGATGA
- a CDS encoding class I SAM-dependent methyltransferase, with product MSDQSEIGVMSQIPRSSFERVRSAELVNNPSYRYALELLQAPEGRSVRMVDVGCGACQMARLARDRGWEVTAVDAVPTNLDHARAFGFEAVQADFNAPLPLPDDAFDHAMMIEVIEHIVNAEHLVDELARIVKRGGRVLMTTPNNAYYKRRIRALQGKPPDDEGYHFRFFVKRRLAGMFEQRGFRLERTRSFGFLPLVDLVRLQRLRRVGRKRFVIPPMLESMFADRFVWLWRREC from the coding sequence ATGAGCGATCAGTCCGAAATCGGTGTGATGAGCCAGATCCCGCGATCGAGCTTTGAGCGGGTCCGTTCGGCTGAGCTCGTGAACAACCCCAGTTATCGTTATGCGCTGGAATTGCTGCAGGCGCCGGAAGGGCGTAGTGTGCGTATGGTCGACGTAGGGTGTGGCGCCTGTCAAATGGCCCGGCTGGCTCGTGACCGGGGATGGGAGGTCACGGCGGTGGACGCGGTTCCGACCAACCTTGATCACGCCCGGGCGTTCGGCTTTGAGGCCGTGCAGGCGGATTTCAACGCTCCACTGCCGCTTCCCGATGATGCCTTCGATCATGCCATGATGATCGAAGTGATCGAGCACATCGTGAATGCCGAGCACCTGGTCGACGAGCTGGCTCGCATCGTGAAACGCGGCGGGCGCGTGTTGATGACCACGCCCAACAACGCCTACTACAAACGGCGAATCCGCGCGTTGCAGGGCAAGCCGCCGGATGATGAGGGGTATCATTTTCGCTTCTTTGTGAAACGACGCCTGGCCGGAATGTTTGAGCAGCGGGGCTTTCGGTTGGAACGGACGAGGTCGTTCGGGTTCTTGCCGCTGGTCGATCTCGTGCGCCTGCAGCGGTTGCGTCGTGTGGGGCGGAAGCGGTTTGTCATTCCTCCGATGCTCGAGTCGATGTTCGCCGACCGATTTGTGTGGTTGTGGCGACGCGAGTGCTAG
- the rfaQ gene encoding putative lipopolysaccharide heptosyltransferase III produces the protein MGGTHLIFDPSAIRRVLIIKLRHIGDVLLTVPTIRAVRERFPQAHVAALVTPGTEAMLSGHPCLDEVIAPPRGEGMGIGARAASELKFLRDIRAKRFDMTIDLTSGDRAAILAWLSGARVRLAFDTHAGMLGKRRLWTHRVPGPAYDRHTVLQNLELVEGVGITTPDRRVDLHWTPEDDAAVDRWWREWGIAPGEPVIQVHPTSRWLFKCWTEEGTAAVIDALANRGLRVMVTSGPAQYEIKKAERILARCSRRPVALLGQTTLKQLAALSARCTLFFGIDSAPMHMAAAVGTPVVAIMWSGSVLHWRPWGEGHTVIEAPTPEAAAKADRKAQITAALAVISPDHALKAIDAKLALLTVKHS, from the coding sequence GTGGGAGGAACTCACCTGATCTTCGACCCCTCGGCGATCCGTCGCGTCCTCATCATCAAGCTCCGGCACATCGGGGACGTGTTGCTCACCGTTCCCACCATCCGCGCGGTCCGGGAGCGATTCCCGCAGGCCCACGTGGCCGCGTTGGTCACCCCGGGCACCGAAGCGATGCTGAGCGGGCACCCGTGTCTGGACGAGGTCATCGCGCCGCCGCGCGGCGAAGGCATGGGGATCGGGGCGCGCGCGGCGAGCGAACTAAAGTTCCTGCGCGACATCCGCGCGAAGCGCTTCGACATGACCATTGATCTCACCAGTGGCGACCGCGCCGCGATTCTGGCGTGGCTGTCCGGGGCGCGGGTGCGATTGGCCTTCGACACGCATGCCGGCATGTTGGGCAAGCGCCGGCTGTGGACGCACCGCGTGCCGGGCCCGGCCTACGACCGGCACACCGTGCTCCAGAACCTGGAGTTGGTGGAAGGCGTGGGCATCACCACGCCGGATCGCCGCGTCGACCTGCATTGGACGCCGGAGGACGACGCCGCGGTGGATCGCTGGTGGCGCGAGTGGGGTATCGCGCCCGGCGAACCCGTGATCCAGGTGCATCCGACCTCGCGGTGGCTGTTCAAGTGCTGGACCGAAGAGGGCACCGCGGCGGTCATCGACGCGCTCGCCAACCGCGGGCTGCGGGTGATGGTGACCTCGGGCCCGGCGCAGTACGAAATCAAAAAGGCCGAACGCATCCTCGCGCGCTGCAGCCGGCGCCCGGTCGCGCTATTGGGGCAGACCACGCTCAAACAACTGGCCGCATTGTCCGCGCGCTGCACGCTCTTCTTCGGCATCGACTCCGCACCCATGCACATGGCCGCGGCCGTCGGCACGCCGGTGGTGGCGATCATGTGGAGCGGCTCGGTCCTCCATTGGCGACCGTGGGGGGAGGGACACACCGTGATCGAGGCTCCGACGCCGGAGGCTGCGGCAAAGGCTGATCGCAAAGCCCAGATCACTGCCGCGCTGGCCGTGATCTCACCAGATCACGCGCTGAAGGCGATCGACGCGAAACTGGCGCTCCTTACCGTCAAGCACTCATGA
- a CDS encoding isoprenylcysteine carboxylmethyltransferase family protein, which translates to MIARVRRFVSRHRIATSAAFAVFFLALAHPTPRSILVGLPLVVLGEVVRTWSSGYIHKDYRLAMDGPYSLTRNPLYLGNFMLGFGFSLMANRWSVLLAFIVVFGLIYDATIEEEERKLLQRFGDAFVGYCREVPRFFPRVTGWRSAPFRWTLVRQHREFKTWAAVVGVLAVVILKMWWEELT; encoded by the coding sequence GTGATCGCGCGCGTTCGCCGGTTCGTGAGCCGGCATCGGATCGCCACCAGCGCTGCGTTCGCCGTGTTCTTTCTGGCGCTCGCACACCCCACCCCGCGTTCGATCCTGGTCGGCTTGCCGTTGGTGGTGCTGGGCGAGGTGGTCCGCACGTGGTCGTCCGGCTACATTCACAAAGACTATCGGCTCGCCATGGACGGCCCGTATTCCCTGACGCGGAATCCGCTGTATCTGGGCAACTTCATGCTGGGTTTCGGCTTCTCGCTCATGGCCAACCGGTGGTCGGTGCTGCTCGCGTTCATCGTGGTCTTCGGGCTGATCTACGACGCCACCATCGAGGAAGAGGAACGCAAGCTGCTTCAGCGATTCGGCGACGCGTTCGTGGGGTACTGCCGCGAGGTGCCCAGGTTCTTCCCGCGCGTCACGGGCTGGCGGAGCGCGCCGTTTCGCTGGACGCTGGTGCGGCAGCACCGCGAATTCAAGACCTGGGCCGCGGTGGTCGGCGTGTTGGCGGTGGTGATCTTGAAGATGTGGTGGGAGGAACTCACCTGA
- a CDS encoding glycosyltransferase family 2 protein produces MPKLSVTIVAQDEEADIGECIASVAWADEVVVVDGGSRDRTVEIAERAGARVVRQPWMGYAAQKNFALDRVTHDWVFSLDADERVTPELRAEIAEVLDRGPECDGYDVPRRSYFLGQWMRYGGWYPDYNLRLFRRSKGRFRSREVHEAVDVDGRVGRLRGPIDHHTYRTLSEYVVRMERYSTLAAIELRKAGVTPGPQDLLVRPGLTFLRMYVAKRGFSDGMRGLLLAGCYASYTFFKYAKAWEAARASKGSR; encoded by the coding sequence ATGCCGAAGCTGTCTGTCACCATCGTTGCGCAGGACGAGGAAGCGGACATCGGCGAGTGCATAGCCAGCGTGGCGTGGGCCGACGAGGTCGTGGTGGTGGACGGCGGGAGCCGCGATCGGACCGTGGAAATCGCGGAGCGCGCCGGCGCGCGGGTGGTTCGCCAGCCCTGGATGGGGTACGCGGCGCAGAAGAACTTCGCGCTCGATCGCGTGACCCACGACTGGGTCTTCAGCCTGGACGCGGACGAGCGGGTCACGCCCGAGCTTCGCGCGGAAATCGCCGAGGTCCTGGACCGCGGACCGGAGTGCGACGGGTATGACGTGCCCCGGCGCAGCTATTTCCTGGGGCAGTGGATGCGGTACGGAGGGTGGTATCCGGATTACAATCTGCGCTTGTTCCGGCGGAGCAAGGGGCGCTTTCGCTCGCGCGAGGTGCACGAGGCGGTGGACGTGGACGGACGCGTCGGCCGTCTCCGCGGGCCCATCGACCACCACACCTACCGCACCCTGTCGGAGTATGTCGTACGAATGGAGCGCTATTCCACGTTGGCGGCGATCGAGTTGCGCAAGGCGGGCGTGACGCCGGGTCCCCAGGACCTGCTGGTGCGACCGGGGCTGACCTTCCTGCGGATGTACGTGGCGAAGCGAGGCTTCTCCGACGGGATGCGCGGTCTGCTGCTGGCCGGATGCTACGCCTCGTACACGTTCTTCAAGTACGCCAAGGCGTGGGAAGCCGCGCGGGCATCCAAGGGGTCTCGGTGA
- a CDS encoding Trm112 family protein, whose translation MAIDRELLDILACPKCKGTIRLAERGDGLICDVCRLQYPIKDDIPVMLVDEAIRL comes from the coding sequence ATGGCGATCGACCGAGAGCTGCTCGACATCCTGGCGTGTCCAAAGTGTAAAGGCACGATCCGTCTCGCGGAAAGGGGCGACGGCCTGATCTGCGATGTCTGTCGCCTGCAGTATCCAATCAAAGACGATATTCCGGTGATGCTTGTCGACGAAGCCATCCGCCTGTGA